In Numenius arquata chromosome 20, bNumArq3.hap1.1, whole genome shotgun sequence, the following proteins share a genomic window:
- the RPL22 gene encoding large ribosomal subunit protein eL22 — protein MAPVKKPAAKGGKKKKQVLKFTLDCTHPVEDGIMDAANFEQFLQERIKVNGKAGNLGGGVVTIERSKSKITVTSEVPFSKRYLKYLTKKYLKKNNLRDWLRVVANSKESYELRYFQINQDEEEEEEED, from the exons ATGGCGCCCGTG AAGAAGCCCGCAGCGAAAGGtggcaaaaaaaagaagcaggtgtTGAAGTTTACCCTGGACTGCACCCACCCCGTGGAGGATGGTATAATGGACGCCGCCAACTTT GAGCAGTTCCTGCAGGAAAGGATCAAGGTGAACGGCAAAGCAGGAAACCTGGGTGGGGGCGTGGTGACCATCGAGAGGAGCAAGAGCAAGATCACGGTCACGTCGGAGGTCCCGTTCTCAAAGAG GTACCTGAAGTACCTGACCAAGAAGTACCTGAAGAAGAACAACCTGCGGGACTGGCTGCGTGTGGTGGCCAACAGCAAGGAGAGCTACGAGCTGCGCTACTTCCAGATCAACCaggacgaggaggaagaggaggaggaggattga